The DNA sequence agagtggagggtagaggaacatctttaggaggagagagagtggagggtagaggaacacctttagggggagagagagtggagtgtagaggaacatctttaggaggagagagagtggagggtagaggaacatctttaggaggagagagagtggagggtagaggaacatctttaggaggagagagagtggagggtagaggaacatctttaggaggagagagagtggagggtagaggaacacctttagggggagagagagtggagggtagaggaacatctttaggaggagagagagtggggggtagaggaacatctttagggggagagagagtggagggtagaggaacatctttaggaggagagagagtggagggtagaggaacatcttcaggaggagagagagtggagggtagaggaacatcttcaggaggagagagagtggagggtagaggaacacctttaggaggagagagaatggagggtagaggaacatctttagggggagagagagtggagggtagatgaacatctttaggaggagagagtggagggtagaggaacacctataggaggagagagagtggagggtagaggaacacctttagggggagagagagtggagggtagaggaacatctttaggaggagagagagtggagggtagaggaacatctttaggaggagagagagtggagggtagaggaacatcttcaggaggagagagagtggagggtagaggaacatcttcaggaggagagagagtggagggtagaggaacacctttaggaggagagagagtggagggtagaggaacatctttagggggagagagagtggagggtagatgaacatctttaggaggagagagtggagggtagaggaacacctataggaggagagagagtggagggtagaggaacacctttaggggagagagagtggagggtagaggaacatctttaggaggagagagagtggagggtagaggaacatctttaggaggagagagagtggagggtagagggacatctttaggaggagagagagtggagggtagaggaacacctttagggggagagagagtggagggtagaggaacatctttaggaggttaggaggagagagagtggagggtagaggaacatctttaggaggagagagagtggagggtagaggaacacctttagggggagagagagtggagggtagaggaacatctttaggaggttaggaggagagagtggagggtagaggaacatctttaggaggagatagtggagggtagaggaacatctttaggaggagagagagtggagggtagaggaacacctttagggggagagagagtggagggtagaggaacatctttaggaggagagacagtggagggtagaggaacatcttcaggaggagagagagtggagggtagaggaacatctttaggaggagagagagtggagggtagagtaacatctttaggaggagagagagtggagggtagaggaacatcttcaggaggagagagagtggagggtagaggaacatctttaggaggagagagagtggagggtagaggaacatctttaggaggagagagagtggagggtagaggaacatctttaggaggagagagagtggagggtagaggacgAGACGATTAACCAGGACTCATTTTAATAAAAGCCAAAGACCGATGACACAGAACAACATTTACaataggaagaagaggagaagggcAGTCTGATATGTGCATGTGTGCAAACCTACTGAGTAATGCTACATTCGTTACCAAGTGAGAAGCTGACAATTACCATTTGTGAAGTTGTAAATACTAGTTGGTTCACATGCTTTGGCCACGTTGAGAAATGCAGATTGGCTAATTGCCAACAAGCTGagtcaaccataaactaaaagtaaAGCCATCATGCTTGCAAACTGTTCAAAAATCATATTAATATATGTACTTTTTTATAAATAATGTTTCTTGTTACATTTAACTGCCGAAAATGCTGTTATAGAGGCCATTTCCTTAGTAGGTGAACTCGAGGTCACCATGTGGGAGCTCAGGGATGATAGACGTgtttcccactagtaattaccagttggaggggCATTCAAGTGGATTTCTTTCCAGTCGTATGTGGTAAATACCACCTTTCCGCTTGGTTATAAATGCAGCAAAAGTCCCATGATAAAAGCATGTTCGCACCACCCCATGACATGCTTGAGAGGGGTGCAGGGGTGACGGGGGGGGGGGCTGACGGGGGGTTTAAAGCACTTGTCGCTGCAGCTTAGCCTAACATCTTCGTGGCGCGCTGGTTGGCTTCATCAATCCTGGTCTTGTTGGAATcagcctgaggagagagagagagagagagagagaattgagatGATAAATCTTTCAAGCAATCAACTACCAATGGATAAATCTTTGGATTGTCAAACTCAAGGATGGGCTGCCAATCGCTAACGCTGAAAATGTATGGAATGATTTGTCATCGTCAACGTAATGGACAGTACCTTGTCCATGATCCTGTCGATCTGCCGGTTCTGGGTGTCGATCTCGTTGCCCATGTCCAGGGCCATGTGACGCAGGTTACCGATGATACCGCCCACCTGCTCCAGGTTCTCATCCATCTCATTCTCCCGGGCATCGTCTGTTACCCTGGAAACACACATCGGATATTCCATGAAACTAACGGTAGCTTCGGAGTGGCAGAgggagtccacacacacacacacactcttactaATACAGGAACACACTCACCTGCGGATGAAGCCCCCACTGATTGCCATCTGTTCACGTTCGTCCACCACACGggcccctggctgactgttcACTACTCCATCCTGGTTGGCCCCCCACGCCTGGCCCCCACCCTTTATCCTGCAGGGACACGTACCAGTCAGGGTCTGTGTAGGTGAGtaagtgtgtgtgcttgtgtgcatgTAAACTGTAATTTGATGTAATATAAATATGACAAAAGCCATGCATAGTGACAGCAAGGCAGCCCACCAACACAGCATACCAATGATATCTTAGGAAGCCCACCAACACAGCATACCAATGATATCTTAGGCAGCATACCAACACAGCATACCAATGATATCTTAGGCAGCATGCCAACACAGCATACCAATGATATCTAAGGCAGCCCACCAACACAGCATACCAATGATAGCTTAGGCAGCATGCCAACACAGCATACCAATGATATCTTAGGCAGCCCACCAACACAGCATACCAATGATATCTTAGGCAGCCCACCAACACAGCATACCAATGATATCTTAGGAAGCCCACCAACACAGCATACCAATAATATCTTAGGCAGCATGCCAACACAGCATACCAATGATATCTTAGGAAGCCCACCAACACAGCATACCAATAATATCTTAGGCAGCATGCCAACACAGCATACCAATGATATCTTAGGCAGCATGCCAACACAGCATACCAATGATATCTTAGGCAGCCCAGCAAAACACAGCATACCAATGATATCTAAGGTAGCCCACCAACACAGCATACCAATGATATCTAAGGTAGCCCACCAACACAGCATACCATTGATATCTTCGAGACATAAACCCTCccaccaacacagacacattaaacacacagaacacagagcagaagacaacacagacagacagacagacagacagacagacagacagggagacagacacacggggagacagacacacggggagacagacacacggggagacagacacacggggagacagacacacggggagacagacaggaggagagacaggaagacagacagggagatagacaggaagacagacaggcagacgggaggagagacagggagacggacggagagacagggagacgggaGCAGAGACGggagcagagacagggagacggga is a window from the Oncorhynchus keta strain PuntledgeMale-10-30-2019 chromosome 35, Oket_V2, whole genome shotgun sequence genome containing:
- the LOC127915830 gene encoding synaptosomal-associated protein 25-B-like isoform X1, with protein sequence MADEADMRNELENLQTKADQIADESLESTRRMLAMVEESKDAGIRTLVMLDEQGEQLERIEEGMDQINKDMKDAEKNLNNLGSLCGLCSCPCNKIKGGGQAWGANQDGVVNSQPGARVVDEREQMAISGGFIRRVTDDARENEMDENLEQVGGIIGNLRHMALDMGNEIDTQNRQIDRIMDKADSNKTRIDEANQRATKMLG
- the LOC127915830 gene encoding synaptosomal-associated protein 25-B-like isoform X2; amino-acid sequence: MADEADMRNELENLQTKADQIADESLESTRRMLAMVEESKDAGIRTLVMLDEQGEQLDRFEDGMNKVNQDLKEAEKDMKGLGQCCVQLCPCVAKIKGGGQAWGANQDGVVNSQPGARVVDEREQMAISGGFIRRVTDDARENEMDENLEQVGGIIGNLRHMALDMGNEIDTQNRQIDRIMDKADSNKTRIDEANQRATKMLG